From Salinibacterium sp. ZJ450, one genomic window encodes:
- the treS gene encoding maltose alpha-D-glucosyltransferase, which translates to MTFTAPITLPGLTLDPHWYRRSVFYEVMVRSFVDSNGDGSGDLAGLIGKLDYLQWLGVDALWLPPFFQSPLRDGGYDVADYKAILPEFGTLDEFRDLVTRAHERNMRVIIDLVLNHTSDQHEWFQQSRSDPEGPYGDFYVWSDTDEKYENIRIIFTDYEDSNWAFDSERRQFYFHRFFSHQPDLNFDNPAVHEAIFDVVRFWLDLGIDGFRLDAVPYLFESDEGNGEGEPPTHEFLKKLRAMVDRDYPGRIMIAEANQWPREVAAFFGTEEEPECHMAFDFPVMPRIFYSLRSQQANELVRVLSETTDIPEGAGWGVFLRNHDELTLEMVSEEYRQAMYGWYAYDPRMRVNVGIRRRLAPLLDNSRAELELVHALLFSLPGSPFLYYGDEIGMGDNIWLPDRDASRTPMQWTPDRNAGFSTADPGKVYLPVVQSLVYNYSQINVESQLAQSRSLLHWVRNVIHVRKAHPAFGLGTITVLRTNHDSVLAFVREYAGSGTQFGDSPERILCVFSFAHNPLTVQIEAQELAGATTFDLFGGSQFPTISEEGTIELTLGTQSFYWLHVGEPRFAGGRL; encoded by the coding sequence GTGACTTTCACCGCGCCTATCACGCTGCCAGGTTTGACGCTCGACCCTCACTGGTACCGAAGGTCGGTGTTCTACGAAGTGATGGTGCGGTCCTTCGTCGACAGCAACGGCGACGGCAGCGGCGATCTCGCCGGGCTGATCGGCAAACTCGATTACCTGCAGTGGCTGGGCGTTGACGCGCTCTGGCTGCCGCCGTTCTTCCAGTCGCCGCTCCGCGACGGCGGCTACGACGTCGCCGACTACAAGGCGATCCTTCCCGAGTTCGGCACGCTCGACGAGTTCCGTGACCTGGTCACCCGGGCGCACGAGCGCAACATGCGCGTGATCATCGACCTGGTGCTGAACCACACCTCGGACCAGCACGAGTGGTTCCAGCAGTCGCGCAGCGACCCGGAAGGACCGTACGGCGACTTCTACGTGTGGAGCGACACCGACGAGAAGTACGAGAACATCCGGATCATCTTCACCGACTACGAGGACTCGAACTGGGCGTTCGACTCCGAGCGTCGGCAGTTCTACTTCCACCGGTTCTTCTCGCACCAGCCCGACCTGAACTTCGACAACCCTGCCGTGCACGAGGCGATCTTCGACGTGGTGCGGTTCTGGCTCGACCTCGGCATCGACGGGTTCCGGCTGGACGCCGTGCCCTACCTGTTCGAGTCCGACGAGGGCAACGGTGAGGGCGAGCCGCCCACCCACGAGTTCCTGAAGAAGCTGCGCGCCATGGTGGACCGCGACTACCCCGGCCGGATCATGATCGCCGAGGCGAACCAGTGGCCCCGTGAGGTCGCGGCGTTCTTCGGCACCGAAGAGGAGCCGGAATGCCACATGGCGTTCGACTTCCCGGTGATGCCGCGCATCTTCTACTCGCTGCGGTCGCAGCAGGCCAACGAACTGGTGCGGGTGCTGTCGGAGACCACCGACATCCCGGAGGGCGCCGGATGGGGCGTCTTCCTGCGCAACCACGACGAGCTCACCCTCGAGATGGTCAGCGAGGAATACCGGCAGGCGATGTACGGCTGGTACGCCTACGACCCGCGGATGCGGGTGAATGTCGGCATCCGTCGCCGGCTGGCCCCGCTGCTGGACAACTCGCGCGCCGAGCTGGAGCTGGTGCACGCCCTGTTGTTCTCGCTGCCGGGCAGCCCGTTCCTGTACTACGGCGACGAGATCGGGATGGGCGACAACATCTGGCTGCCCGACCGCGACGCATCGCGCACCCCGATGCAGTGGACCCCGGACCGCAACGCCGGGTTCTCCACCGCGGATCCCGGCAAGGTGTACCTGCCGGTGGTGCAGTCGCTGGTGTACAACTACAGCCAGATCAACGTGGAGTCCCAGCTGGCGCAATCCCGGTCGTTGCTGCACTGGGTGCGCAACGTCATCCACGTGCGCAAGGCGCACCCCGCGTTCGGGCTCGGCACGATCACGGTGCTGCGCACCAACCACGACTCGGTGCTCGCCTTCGTGCGCGAGTACGCCGGATCCGGCACGCAGTTCGGTGACTCGCCCGAGCGCATCCTCTGCGTGTTCAGCTTCGCGCACAACCCGCTGACGGTGCAGATCGAGGCCCAGGAGCTGGCCGGCGCCACCACCTTCGACCTGTTCGGCGGCAGCCAGTTCCCGACGATCAGCGAAGAGGGCACCATCGAGTTGACCCTCGGAACCCAGAGTTTTTACTGGTTGCACGTGGGGGAACCTCGGTTTGCCGGTGGTCGCCTGTAG
- a CDS encoding 3'-5' exonuclease, with protein sequence MSNPWFDTLGVFDLETTGVNVETARIVSAHVGILDTTGTVLEEWTWLADPGVEIPEEATAVHGISTVRARAEGRPAAEVVGEIVATLRGLFSRGLALTVYNAPYDLTLLNREAVRHGIAPLELSGPIIDPLVIDKAMDRYRKGKRTLAAASQVYGVTLSNAHDAGADAVAAGRIAQAIARQHADKLPTDVAELHRLQIGWCAESAASFQDYMRRTKDPTFTTSGAWPER encoded by the coding sequence ATGAGCAATCCGTGGTTCGACACTCTTGGCGTATTTGATCTCGAAACCACGGGGGTGAATGTCGAAACCGCCCGGATCGTGTCGGCCCACGTCGGCATCCTCGACACCACCGGAACGGTGCTCGAGGAGTGGACCTGGCTGGCCGACCCCGGCGTCGAGATTCCGGAAGAGGCCACCGCGGTGCACGGCATCAGCACGGTTCGGGCGCGCGCCGAGGGGCGCCCCGCGGCCGAAGTGGTCGGCGAGATCGTCGCGACACTGCGCGGGCTGTTCTCCCGTGGCCTGGCGCTCACCGTGTACAACGCCCCGTACGACCTGACCCTGCTCAACCGGGAGGCGGTCCGTCACGGCATCGCGCCGCTCGAGCTGTCGGGGCCGATCATCGACCCGCTGGTGATCGACAAGGCCATGGATCGGTACCGCAAGGGCAAGCGCACCCTGGCCGCGGCATCCCAGGTGTACGGGGTCACCCTCTCCAACGCCCACGACGCCGGCGCCGATGCGGTCGCCGCTGGCCGGATCGCGCAGGCCATCGCCCGTCAGCACGCCGACAAGCTGCCGACGGATGTCGCGGAGCTGCACCGTCTGCAGATCGGCTGGTGCGCCGAGAGCGCCGCGAGCTTCCAGGACTACATGCGCCGCACCAAGGACCCCACCTTCACTACGAGCGGCGCCTGGCCGGAGCGGTAG
- a CDS encoding VOC family protein, whose product MAEIPPRTYPQGVTCWIDTEQPDPWAASRFYDELLGWTFENVMPPDDPAVYLIARLDGSDVAAIGSGSGTPTWNTYIAVTDVDSAVAAITAAGGSVLDAPADAGPGGRTATCADPQGAKFRLWQAYRRLGAQTVNVPGSWNFSDLRTTDREAATRFYTRVFGWKYVDYGESVESMIAVSGYGDHLAATADPDIYVRQVDAPPGFADVIGAIEGVTGDEPPNWHVKISVADRDSSVELAEKLGATVLSTEETPWVALARIRDPQGAELTLSEFRPQQ is encoded by the coding sequence ATGGCCGAGATTCCGCCGCGTACCTACCCGCAGGGCGTCACCTGCTGGATCGATACCGAACAGCCCGATCCGTGGGCCGCCAGCCGGTTCTACGACGAACTACTCGGCTGGACCTTCGAGAACGTGATGCCGCCGGATGACCCGGCGGTGTACCTCATCGCACGGCTCGACGGCAGCGACGTCGCGGCGATCGGCTCGGGAAGCGGCACCCCGACCTGGAACACGTACATCGCCGTCACTGATGTCGACTCGGCCGTCGCTGCGATCACGGCCGCCGGCGGTTCCGTGCTCGACGCGCCTGCCGATGCGGGACCCGGCGGCCGCACGGCGACCTGCGCCGATCCGCAGGGAGCGAAGTTCCGCCTCTGGCAGGCGTACCGACGCCTCGGCGCGCAGACCGTGAACGTGCCGGGCTCCTGGAACTTCAGCGACCTGCGCACCACCGACCGGGAGGCCGCCACTCGGTTCTACACCCGCGTCTTCGGCTGGAAGTATGTCGACTACGGGGAGTCCGTCGAGTCGATGATCGCCGTGTCGGGCTACGGCGACCACCTCGCCGCGACCGCCGACCCCGACATCTACGTGCGGCAGGTCGACGCCCCGCCCGGTTTCGCCGACGTGATCGGGGCGATCGAGGGCGTGACCGGCGACGAGCCGCCGAACTGGCACGTGAAGATCAGCGTCGCCGACCGCGATTCAAGCGTCGAACTCGCCGAGAAGCTGGGCGCGACCGTGCTCAGCACCGAGGAGACGCCGTGGGTCGCCCTCGCCCGCATCCGGGACCCTCAGGGCGCAGAGCTCACGCTGAGCGAGTTCCGCCCGCAGCAGTGA
- a CDS encoding type B 50S ribosomal protein L31, with protein MKTAIHPTYAPIVFRDLASGATFLTRSTVSSDKTIELDGVTYPVIDVEISSESHPFYTGKQRIMDSAGRVEKFNQRFKNFGK; from the coding sequence ATGAAGACCGCTATCCACCCCACGTACGCGCCGATCGTATTCCGTGACCTCGCTTCTGGTGCCACGTTCCTCACTCGTTCGACCGTGAGCAGCGACAAGACGATCGAGCTCGACGGTGTCACCTACCCGGTGATCGACGTTGAGATCTCGTCGGAGTCGCACCCGTTCTACACCGGCAAGCAGCGCATCATGGACAGCGCCGGCCGCGTCGAGAAGTTCAACCAGCGCTTCAAGAACTTCGGCAAGTAA
- a CDS encoding ABC transporter ATP-binding protein: MAASVIELSDVSVVRDGNTILDSLSWQVADDQRWVILGPNGAGKTTLLQVASASIHPSHGSAEVLGSKLGAVDVFELRPRIGFASTAMARRIPRDETVLNSVMTAAYSVTGRWNEEYENLDVRRAQRVLAEWKLSALEDRKFGDLSDGEQKRVQIARAVMTDPELLLLDEPAASLDLGAREELLQLLSGYASAPSAPAIVMVTHHVEEIPAGFTHALLLADGAITAQGPVDEVITAENLGETFGLNLSVTRENGRFAARAA, encoded by the coding sequence ATGGCTGCTAGCGTTATTGAACTCTCCGATGTCTCCGTCGTCCGGGATGGCAACACGATCCTCGATTCCTTGAGCTGGCAGGTCGCTGATGACCAGCGCTGGGTGATCCTCGGCCCGAACGGCGCAGGCAAGACCACGCTGTTGCAGGTGGCCTCGGCATCCATTCACCCGTCGCATGGCAGCGCGGAGGTGCTCGGCAGCAAGCTGGGGGCGGTGGATGTCTTCGAGCTTCGGCCGCGCATCGGGTTCGCGTCGACGGCCATGGCCCGCCGCATCCCGCGCGATGAGACGGTGCTGAACTCGGTGATGACGGCCGCGTACTCGGTCACCGGACGCTGGAACGAGGAGTACGAGAACCTCGACGTGCGCCGCGCGCAGCGGGTGCTCGCCGAGTGGAAGCTCAGCGCCCTGGAGGACCGCAAGTTCGGAGACCTGAGCGACGGCGAGCAGAAGCGGGTGCAGATCGCCCGCGCCGTGATGACCGACCCGGAGCTGCTGCTGCTCGACGAGCCAGCGGCCAGCCTTGACCTGGGTGCGCGCGAAGAACTGCTGCAGTTGCTGAGCGGTTACGCCAGCGCGCCATCCGCCCCGGCGATCGTCATGGTCACCCACCACGTCGAGGAGATCCCGGCTGGTTTCACCCACGCGCTGCTGCTCGCGGACGGCGCAATCACCGCGCAGGGACCGGTCGATGAGGTCATCACCGCCGAGAACCTGGGCGAGACCTTCGGCCTGAACCTCAGCGTCACGCGCGAAAACGGCCGGTTCGCCGCGCGAGCCGCCTGA
- the glgA gene encoding glycogen synthase, which produces MRVDVISREYPPEVYGGAGVHVAELVRALRDSLDVRVRCFGMPRDEENVFNYLVPGQLSEANPALATLGVDLQIAQDVAGADLVHSHTWYANGAGHLAKLLHDIPHIVTAHSLEPLRPWKAEQLGGGYRVSSWIEQTAFEAADAVIAVSHGMRRDILRSYPTLDENTVAVVHNGIDLERWVPSDDADLVRSLGVDPDRPSVVFVGRITRQKGLPYLLRAAALLPPDVQVVLCAGAPDTQEILAEVHSGVAALQLQRSGVIWLDRLLSQPELGAVLSHATTFVCPSVYEPLGIVNLEAMACGAPVVATATGGIPEVVDDGVTGRLVPIEQLDDGSGTPLDPERFVADLAVALTEVVSNPDEARRMGRAGRAKAQAEFGWDRIAVRTREIYDSVLN; this is translated from the coding sequence ATGCGAGTCGACGTGATCAGCCGTGAGTATCCGCCGGAGGTCTACGGGGGAGCGGGGGTGCATGTCGCTGAACTCGTGCGAGCACTGCGTGATTCCCTCGACGTGCGCGTGCGCTGCTTCGGCATGCCACGAGATGAAGAGAACGTGTTCAACTACCTGGTTCCCGGCCAGCTCAGCGAGGCGAATCCGGCGCTGGCCACCCTCGGGGTTGACCTGCAGATCGCCCAGGATGTCGCCGGCGCCGACCTGGTGCACTCGCACACCTGGTACGCGAACGGCGCAGGGCATCTGGCGAAGCTGCTGCACGACATCCCGCACATTGTCACTGCCCACAGCCTGGAGCCGCTGCGCCCGTGGAAGGCCGAGCAACTGGGTGGCGGCTACCGCGTGTCGAGCTGGATCGAGCAGACCGCGTTCGAGGCCGCCGACGCGGTGATCGCGGTCAGCCACGGCATGCGGCGCGACATCCTTCGTTCCTATCCCACCCTCGACGAGAACACGGTCGCGGTGGTGCATAACGGGATCGACCTGGAGCGGTGGGTGCCCAGCGACGACGCCGACCTGGTGCGGTCGCTCGGCGTGGACCCCGACCGCCCCTCGGTCGTGTTCGTCGGTCGCATCACCCGGCAGAAGGGGCTGCCATATCTGTTGCGCGCCGCGGCCCTGCTACCGCCCGACGTGCAGGTCGTGCTCTGCGCCGGCGCCCCCGACACCCAGGAGATCCTCGCCGAGGTGCACTCCGGGGTCGCGGCGCTGCAACTGCAGCGATCCGGTGTCATCTGGCTGGATCGGCTGCTGAGCCAGCCGGAGCTGGGGGCGGTGCTCTCGCACGCCACCACCTTCGTCTGCCCATCGGTCTACGAACCACTCGGCATCGTCAATCTGGAAGCAATGGCGTGCGGCGCGCCGGTTGTCGCCACCGCCACCGGCGGCATCCCCGAGGTCGTCGACGACGGAGTGACCGGGCGGCTGGTGCCGATCGAGCAGCTGGATGACGGCTCGGGCACGCCGCTCGACCCCGAACGGTTTGTGGCCGATCTGGCGGTGGCCCTGACCGAGGTGGTCAGCAACCCCGACGAGGCCAGGCGGATGGGCCGGGCCGGTCGGGCCAAGGCACAGGCCGAATTCGGCTGGGATCGCATCGCCGTTCGCACCCGTGAGATCTACGATTCCGTACTGAACTGA
- the glgC gene encoding glucose-1-phosphate adenylyltransferase, which translates to MAPLKVFGIVLAGGEGKRLMPLTADRAKPAVPFAGGYRLIDFALSNLINSGLRQIVVLTQYKSHSLDRHISQTWRLTGMLNAYVASVPAQQRLGKRWFSGSADAIFQSLNLLRDEKPDIVIVVGADHVYRMDFHQMLEAHIASGAGVTVAAIRQPISLADQFGVIEVDPKHPDRIAAFLEKPKNPTGLADSPGEVLASMGNYIFNADVLMEAVTRDGQRADSSHDMGGDIVPDFVSRGEAAVYDFKYNSVPGSTDRDRTYWRDVGTIESFFEAHQDLISALPVFNLYNTDWPIFSQQLNSPPAKFVRDARNSVGTTIDSIVSLGCVISGAHIERSVLGTWVNVESGARVVDSVIFERSVIGEGAVVKRAILDKEVVVAPGATVGVDHEADRAKGFTVTPTGITVVGKGVTVD; encoded by the coding sequence ATGGCGCCTCTGAAGGTTTTCGGAATTGTCCTCGCTGGTGGCGAGGGAAAGCGCCTGATGCCGCTGACCGCTGACCGAGCGAAGCCCGCCGTGCCCTTCGCCGGTGGGTACCGGTTGATCGACTTTGCGCTGTCGAACCTGATCAACTCCGGGCTCCGGCAGATCGTCGTGCTCACCCAGTACAAGTCGCACAGCCTCGACCGGCACATCTCGCAGACCTGGCGGCTGACCGGCATGCTCAACGCCTACGTGGCATCCGTTCCGGCCCAGCAGCGACTGGGCAAACGCTGGTTCAGCGGCTCAGCCGACGCGATCTTCCAGAGCCTCAACCTGCTGCGCGACGAGAAGCCGGACATCGTGATCGTGGTGGGCGCCGACCACGTCTACCGGATGGACTTCCACCAGATGCTTGAGGCGCATATCGCGTCGGGTGCCGGGGTGACCGTGGCTGCGATTCGCCAGCCGATCAGCCTCGCCGACCAGTTCGGGGTGATCGAAGTCGACCCGAAGCATCCGGATCGCATCGCCGCGTTCCTCGAGAAGCCCAAGAACCCGACCGGGCTCGCGGATTCGCCTGGCGAGGTGCTCGCCTCGATGGGCAACTACATCTTCAACGCCGACGTGCTGATGGAGGCGGTCACCCGAGACGGGCAGCGCGCCGATTCCAGTCATGACATGGGCGGCGACATCGTGCCCGACTTCGTGTCCCGCGGCGAGGCTGCCGTGTACGACTTCAAGTACAACAGCGTGCCCGGCTCCACCGACCGGGACCGCACCTACTGGCGCGACGTGGGAACCATCGAGTCCTTCTTCGAGGCGCACCAGGACCTGATTTCCGCTCTGCCGGTGTTCAACCTGTACAACACGGATTGGCCCATCTTCAGCCAACAACTGAACTCGCCGCCCGCCAAGTTTGTGCGCGACGCGCGCAACAGCGTCGGCACGACGATCGACTCGATCGTCTCGCTCGGGTGTGTGATCTCCGGCGCGCACATCGAGCGCAGCGTGCTGGGCACCTGGGTGAACGTGGAATCGGGTGCCAGAGTCGTCGACTCGGTGATCTTCGAGCGGTCGGTAATCGGCGAAGGAGCGGTGGTCAAGCGGGCTATTCTGGACAAGGAAGTCGTCGTCGCTCCCGGCGCAACGGTCGGGGTCGACCACGAGGCCGATCGCGCGAAGGGCTTCACCGTCACGCCGACCGGCATCACCGTGGTCGGCAAAGGCGTGACTGTCGACTGA
- the serB gene encoding phosphoserine phosphatase SerB: MAQFLVVLDVDSTLIENEVIELLAEEAGSLEQVAEITYRAMNGELDFEASLRARVATLAGLPVSVFQLAGERVAVTHGVPEMIAAVQAAGGRVGVVSGGFHEIVDPIAEALGLNYWRANRLEVVDGHLTGALSGPVVDAEAKADTLREWADDFGIPLSQTVAVGDGANDLRMMAITGLAVGFDAKAPVRDEADVIIDARDLSQLLPLLGLRG; encoded by the coding sequence ATGGCCCAGTTCCTCGTTGTCCTCGATGTCGATTCCACCCTCATCGAAAACGAGGTGATCGAACTGCTCGCCGAGGAAGCTGGGTCGCTCGAGCAAGTCGCCGAGATCACCTACCGGGCGATGAACGGTGAACTCGACTTCGAGGCAAGCCTCCGCGCCCGTGTTGCCACTCTGGCCGGGCTTCCCGTCTCGGTGTTCCAGCTGGCGGGCGAGCGGGTCGCCGTCACCCACGGTGTGCCTGAGATGATTGCCGCCGTGCAGGCGGCCGGCGGCCGAGTCGGAGTGGTCTCCGGCGGCTTCCACGAAATCGTGGATCCCATCGCCGAAGCGCTCGGGTTGAACTACTGGCGCGCCAATCGGCTCGAGGTGGTTGATGGCCATCTCACCGGCGCACTGTCTGGACCGGTGGTGGATGCCGAGGCCAAGGCCGACACACTCCGAGAGTGGGCCGATGACTTCGGCATCCCCCTCAGCCAGACCGTTGCGGTCGGCGACGGAGCGAACGACCTGCGGATGATGGCGATCACCGGGCTCGCGGTGGGCTTCGACGCCAAGGCACCGGTGCGGGATGAGGCCGACGTCATCATCGACGCTCGCGACCTGTCGCAGCTGCTGCCGTTGCTCGGCCTCCGCGGCTGA
- the fabG gene encoding 3-oxoacyl-ACP reductase FabG translates to MSISRTVLVTGGNRGIGYSIAEEFIAQGHRVAVTARSGEGPAGSLTVTADVTDAASIDAAFSQIEAELGPVEVVVANAGITRDTLLLRMSDDDFTEVIDTNLSGAFRVVKRASKGMLKAKFGRVILVGSVVGLYGGPGQINYSASKAGLVGIARSLTRELGSRGITANVVAPGFIETEMTAVLPDATQTEYKKNIPAGRFATPNEVARVITWLAGDDAAYISGAVIPVDGGLGMGH, encoded by the coding sequence ATGTCAATTTCCCGCACAGTTCTGGTCACCGGTGGCAACCGCGGAATCGGATATTCCATCGCCGAAGAATTCATCGCCCAGGGTCACCGCGTCGCGGTGACGGCCCGCTCCGGAGAGGGCCCAGCCGGCAGCCTCACGGTCACCGCCGACGTCACGGATGCCGCATCCATCGACGCGGCGTTCAGCCAGATCGAGGCGGAACTCGGCCCCGTCGAGGTGGTCGTCGCGAACGCCGGAATCACCCGCGACACCCTGCTGCTGCGTATGAGCGACGACGATTTCACCGAGGTGATCGACACCAACCTGAGCGGCGCATTCCGAGTGGTCAAGCGCGCCTCGAAGGGCATGCTGAAGGCCAAGTTCGGTCGCGTCATCCTGGTCGGCAGCGTCGTCGGGCTCTACGGCGGTCCCGGCCAGATCAACTACTCAGCCTCGAAGGCGGGCCTGGTCGGCATCGCGCGATCGCTGACCCGCGAACTCGGCTCCCGCGGCATCACCGCCAATGTCGTCGCCCCCGGCTTCATCGAGACCGAAATGACTGCAGTGCTGCCGGATGCCACGCAGACCGAGTACAAGAAGAACATCCCCGCCGGTCGATTCGCCACCCCGAACGAGGTGGCGCGAGTCATCACCTGGCTGGCCGGCGACGACGCCGCATACATCTCCGGGGCGGTCATCCCGGTGGATGGCGGCTTGGGGATGGGTCACTAG
- a CDS encoding DUF3099 domain-containing protein gives MKHAASITSLPPAPEADRRARMIKYSVTMGIRLLCVFACFFVQGWWLLVPAIGAVVLPYIAVVIANVHSAAEPAEVMRPGALLPAKPRDDNTQ, from the coding sequence ATGAAGCACGCAGCGTCGATCACCTCACTTCCCCCCGCTCCGGAGGCAGACCGTCGCGCCCGGATGATCAAGTATTCGGTGACCATGGGCATCCGACTGTTGTGCGTCTTCGCCTGCTTCTTCGTGCAGGGCTGGTGGCTGCTAGTGCCCGCGATCGGCGCCGTGGTGCTGCCGTACATTGCCGTGGTGATCGCGAATGTACACTCGGCAGCTGAACCTGCGGAAGTGATGCGGCCCGGTGCCCTTCTTCCCGCCAAGCCGAGGGATGACAACACTCAATGA
- a CDS encoding SURF1 family protein, with product MSGWRFVLNRRWAGYLLATLVFALACVLLSNWQFARLDEAKAENAKVAANWDAAPRPLTEVLADREGWDDMLKWTPVEMTGTYLVEEQLLVRNRPLNGQPGFDVLTPLRLDGGSVFVVDRGWLPTGSAQDAPDSIPAPPEGRVTVVARMKAGEPTLPNRSAPEGQIATVNLPTVQDLVGENTYLNAYGLLASETPPVADRPIALERPPEDEGPHFSYALQWIAFGLMGFFGLGWAIRTEYRIANADDPAERKRAAERQRKQDARGPTDSDIEDALLDRVD from the coding sequence ATGAGCGGCTGGAGGTTCGTGCTCAACCGCCGCTGGGCCGGGTACCTGCTTGCCACCCTGGTCTTCGCTCTCGCCTGCGTGCTACTCAGCAACTGGCAGTTTGCCCGCCTCGATGAGGCGAAGGCGGAGAACGCCAAGGTCGCCGCGAACTGGGATGCCGCACCGCGTCCGCTCACGGAGGTGCTCGCCGATCGCGAAGGCTGGGATGACATGCTCAAGTGGACCCCGGTCGAGATGACCGGCACCTACCTGGTCGAGGAGCAGCTGCTGGTGCGCAACCGGCCGCTGAACGGTCAGCCCGGCTTCGATGTGCTGACCCCTCTGCGGCTTGACGGCGGCAGCGTGTTCGTCGTCGATCGCGGCTGGCTGCCCACCGGTTCTGCGCAGGACGCGCCGGACAGCATTCCGGCCCCGCCGGAGGGTCGGGTCACCGTGGTCGCCCGGATGAAGGCCGGCGAACCGACGCTACCGAACCGCTCGGCGCCGGAGGGTCAGATCGCCACCGTCAACCTGCCGACCGTGCAAGACCTGGTCGGTGAGAACACCTACCTGAACGCGTACGGCCTGCTGGCCAGCGAGACTCCCCCGGTCGCCGACCGACCGATCGCGCTGGAGCGTCCCCCCGAGGACGAGGGACCGCACTTCTCGTACGCGCTGCAGTGGATCGCGTTCGGCCTGATGGGCTTCTTCGGACTCGGCTGGGCAATTCGCACCGAGTACCGCATCGCGAACGCCGATGACCCCGCCGAGCGCAAGCGCGCCGCGGAGCGTCAGCGCAAGCAGGATGCCCGCGGGCCGACCGACAGCGACATCGAGGACGCGCTGCTCGACAGGGTCGACTGA